In the Frankiales bacterium genome, one interval contains:
- a CDS encoding SDR family NAD(P)-dependent oxidoreductase, with amino-acid sequence MRVQGAITLVTGAGSGIGAALARRFAAEGAEHVVVADRDAGAAARVAEEVGGTAVTVDVRDPDAVRRMVEATLEQHGRVDLLCSNAGMATGAGLDDPAAWQAAYEVHVMAHVHAAHAVLPSMLARGSGHLLSTASAAGLLTSPGDAPYAVTKHAAVALAEWLAVTYGGRGIGVSVLCPMGVDTPLLAEPLAAGDQYARVVAASGAVIGVDAVADAVMDGLGRDAFLILPHPEVATFWAQKAADPERWLSGMRRLVDAWTAEGT; translated from the coding sequence ATGAGGGTCCAGGGCGCCATCACCCTGGTGACGGGAGCGGGCAGCGGCATCGGCGCCGCCCTGGCACGGCGCTTCGCGGCCGAGGGGGCCGAGCACGTGGTCGTGGCCGACCGCGACGCCGGCGCGGCCGCACGGGTGGCCGAGGAGGTCGGCGGCACCGCGGTCACGGTCGACGTGCGCGACCCGGACGCCGTTCGGCGGATGGTCGAGGCCACCCTCGAGCAGCACGGACGCGTCGACCTGCTGTGCTCCAACGCCGGGATGGCCACCGGCGCCGGGCTCGACGACCCCGCCGCCTGGCAGGCGGCGTACGAGGTCCACGTGATGGCGCACGTGCACGCGGCGCACGCCGTGCTGCCGTCGATGCTCGCGCGGGGGAGCGGCCACCTGCTCAGCACCGCGTCCGCGGCCGGGCTGCTCACCTCCCCGGGCGACGCCCCGTACGCCGTCACCAAGCACGCCGCAGTGGCGCTGGCCGAGTGGCTCGCCGTCACCTACGGCGGCCGCGGCATCGGCGTGAGCGTGCTGTGCCCCATGGGGGTCGACACCCCGCTGCTCGCCGAGCCGCTGGCCGCGGGCGACCAGTACGCGCGCGTGGTGGCCGCCTCCGGAGCGGTGATCGGCGTCGACGCCGTGGCCGACGCCGTGATGGACGGGCTCGGCCGCGACGCGTTCCTCATCCTCCCCCACCCCGAGGTCGCCACGTTCTGGGCGCAGAAGGCGGCCGACCCGGAGCGCTGGCTGTCCGGCATGCGCCGTCTCGTCGACGCGTGGACCGCCGAGGGGACCTAG
- a CDS encoding SDR family NAD(P)-dependent oxidoreductase, whose protein sequence is MSATVSGAVAIVSGGNRGIGRAFCEQLVAGGAQRVYCGSRDLDAVPQELVDLGVVPVQLDITDRDSVARAVERCGDVTVVVNNAGLHGRDRLVLARDPDMARQEMEVNYFGTLNMIRGFAPVLGANGGGAIVNVLSVAGAIPTAFMGGYSPAKSATLFLSIIARAELEPQGTSVTALVVGSVDTRMADHVEGSKEDPRDIAAAGLKAMERGERISDTDRMAIEARAKYALDPVRWERGMAKVMRSEAAPTTGR, encoded by the coding sequence GTGAGCGCCACCGTGAGCGGTGCCGTCGCGATCGTCTCGGGCGGCAACCGCGGGATCGGGCGCGCGTTCTGCGAGCAGCTCGTCGCGGGCGGCGCCCAGCGCGTCTACTGCGGCTCGCGCGACCTCGACGCGGTCCCGCAGGAGCTGGTCGACCTCGGCGTCGTGCCGGTGCAGCTCGACATCACCGATCGCGACTCCGTGGCCCGCGCCGTGGAGCGGTGCGGCGACGTCACCGTGGTGGTCAACAACGCCGGCCTGCACGGCCGCGACCGCCTCGTGCTGGCGCGCGACCCCGACATGGCGCGCCAGGAGATGGAGGTCAACTACTTCGGCACGCTCAACATGATCCGCGGCTTCGCGCCGGTGCTCGGGGCCAACGGCGGCGGCGCCATCGTCAACGTGCTCTCCGTGGCGGGCGCGATCCCCACGGCGTTCATGGGCGGCTACTCGCCGGCGAAGTCGGCCACGCTGTTCCTGTCGATCATCGCGCGGGCCGAGCTCGAGCCGCAGGGCACCAGCGTGACGGCGCTGGTGGTCGGCTCGGTCGACACCCGCATGGCCGACCACGTGGAGGGCTCGAAGGAGGACCCCCGCGACATCGCCGCTGCCGGCCTCAAGGCCATGGAGCGCGGCGAGCGCATCAGCGACACCGACCGCATGGCGATCGAGGCGCGCGCCAAGTACGCGCTCGACCCGGTCCGCTGGGAGCGCGGGATGGCCAAGGTGATGCGGAGCGAGGCCGCTCCCACGACGGGTCGGTAG
- the paaN gene encoding phenylacetic acid degradation protein PaaN: MPATTGEASATSLFARHRDLLGRAVEACRTRRNWTAYPDDPAAHPAGEEGRAAAEQWFGGQLGRPFDLDQPGPVVVQDDEVSPYTGEPLGISYPRSDVDALVAAALAAWPAWRRASHEERVGVCLEACDRLYRHNLELAYAAMHTTGQSFPMSYAGSGTNAIDRGIEAVAQAHLAHERVAPSATWSRDFGSTTVRLDKRYRLVPLGLAVVIACASFPAWNAYPAVLANLVTGNPVVLKPHPSSVLQMALAVRILRETLADAGFDPALVSLSVDSAAEPVAKRLVQHEATRIVDFTGSAAFGSWIEQNARSARVYTETSGANFVVLESVDDLAPVLRAVAGSLCLFTAQMCTSPQNVYVPRDGLPTSDGVVPAEEVAARLAEAVRAISGTPRRAAAVMGAVQAQSTLELLARVRDEVAARGTVLLEPAAYEHPEHPAARTSGPLLGLVGLAEHDLFAQEQFGPVGFVVVADDAVQAIERATRDAREVGAITGFVYSTDEQFVELAEELSADAGVALSVNLTGPMPLNFSAAYSDYHVTGLNPAGTATLSDESFIAGRFRVVQSRRPHVGAGEEDA, encoded by the coding sequence GTGCCGGCCACCACGGGCGAAGCGTCGGCGACGTCTCTGTTCGCGCGGCACCGGGACCTGCTCGGCCGCGCCGTCGAGGCCTGCCGCACGCGGCGCAACTGGACGGCGTACCCGGACGACCCGGCCGCGCACCCGGCCGGCGAGGAGGGGCGAGCCGCCGCGGAGCAGTGGTTCGGCGGGCAGCTCGGCCGCCCCTTCGACCTCGACCAGCCGGGGCCCGTCGTGGTGCAGGACGACGAGGTGTCGCCCTACACCGGTGAGCCGCTCGGGATCTCCTACCCCCGCTCGGACGTGGACGCGCTCGTGGCCGCGGCGCTCGCCGCCTGGCCCGCGTGGCGCCGCGCGTCGCACGAGGAGCGCGTGGGCGTCTGCCTCGAGGCCTGCGACCGGCTCTACCGCCACAACCTCGAGCTGGCGTACGCCGCCATGCACACCACGGGCCAGAGCTTCCCGATGTCCTACGCCGGCAGCGGCACCAACGCGATCGACCGAGGGATCGAGGCGGTGGCGCAGGCGCACCTGGCGCACGAGCGCGTCGCCCCGAGCGCCACGTGGTCGCGCGACTTCGGGTCCACCACGGTGCGCCTCGACAAGCGCTACCGGCTGGTGCCGCTCGGCCTCGCCGTGGTGATCGCGTGCGCGAGCTTCCCCGCGTGGAACGCCTACCCCGCGGTGCTGGCCAACCTCGTCACCGGCAACCCGGTCGTGCTCAAGCCGCACCCGAGCTCGGTCCTCCAGATGGCGCTGGCCGTGCGCATCCTGCGCGAGACCCTGGCCGACGCCGGGTTCGACCCGGCGCTGGTGTCGCTGAGCGTCGACTCCGCGGCCGAGCCGGTCGCCAAGCGGCTGGTGCAACACGAGGCGACCCGGATCGTCGACTTCACCGGCTCGGCGGCGTTCGGGTCGTGGATCGAGCAGAACGCCCGCTCGGCCCGGGTGTACACCGAGACCTCCGGCGCGAACTTCGTCGTGCTGGAGTCGGTGGACGATCTCGCCCCCGTGCTGCGCGCCGTCGCCGGGTCGCTGTGCCTGTTCACGGCCCAGATGTGCACGAGCCCGCAGAACGTCTACGTGCCGCGCGACGGCCTGCCCACCTCCGACGGCGTCGTGCCGGCGGAGGAGGTGGCCGCGCGCCTCGCCGAGGCGGTGCGCGCCATCTCCGGCACGCCGCGCCGCGCCGCGGCGGTGATGGGCGCGGTGCAGGCGCAGTCGACGCTCGAGCTGCTCGCCCGCGTGCGCGACGAGGTGGCCGCGCGCGGCACCGTGCTGCTCGAGCCGGCGGCGTACGAGCACCCGGAGCACCCCGCGGCGCGCACCAGCGGTCCGCTGCTCGGGCTGGTCGGGCTCGCCGAGCACGACCTCTTCGCCCAGGAGCAGTTCGGGCCTGTGGGCTTCGTCGTGGTGGCCGACGACGCGGTGCAGGCGATCGAGCGGGCCACGCGCGACGCGCGCGAGGTCGGTGCCATCACCGGCTTCGTCTACTCGACCGACGAGCAGTTCGTCGAGCTCGCCGAGGAGCTCAGCGCCGACGCCGGCGTCGCCCTGTCGGTCAACCTCACCGGCCCGATGCCGCTGAACTTCTCGGCCGCCTACAGCGACTACCACGTCACCGGTCTCAACCCGGCAGGCACCGCCACGCTCAGCGACGAGTCGTTCATCGCGGGGCGATTCCGCGTGGTGCAGTCCCGGCGTCCCCACGTGGGCGCAGGAGAGGAGGACGCATGA
- a CDS encoding 9-cis-epoxycarotenoid dioxygenase, giving the protein MTATDRPVLAAASMTDPDNPYTLGVYAPVDAELTADDLTVIGELPRDLNGVYLRTGPNRRFAAPGRYHMFDGDGMVHAVHFEDGRARYRNRWVRTKAFEAESEAGRALWTGLMENPQGNPFGNTHGLGIKDSANTDVIYHRGQVLATWYLCGSPYGVDPLSLETLGAQTFLDTFYGDMMAHPKVDDATHELMWFDYGPDLPYLRYGVIGADGRQTDLVHIDIPGPRLPHDMAITENYSVLMDLPLVQDQEARAAGKYRIYYDQALVSRFAVIPRHGTAEQVRWFEAKPCYIYHVINAWESGDEIVMDACRVKNPQHQTTFATPLSNMLAYMRLDAQLYRYRFDLRTGRTTETALDDDNIEFPSVDARVVGLPHRYSYSMRLAAEPTLLFDGLVRYDSQEDVKQEHFFGPGRWGSEAPFAPRDGSTGETDGYVVCFVTDEREGTAEVDVFDATDIAAGPLARVLLPGRVPAGFHACWVRGEQLQQDGVR; this is encoded by the coding sequence ATGACCGCGACCGACCGCCCCGTGCTGGCCGCCGCGTCGATGACCGACCCGGACAACCCCTACACGCTGGGCGTCTACGCACCCGTGGACGCCGAGCTCACCGCCGACGACCTCACGGTGATCGGCGAGCTTCCGCGCGACCTCAACGGCGTCTACCTGCGCACCGGCCCCAACCGGCGCTTCGCCGCCCCCGGCCGCTACCACATGTTCGACGGCGACGGCATGGTGCACGCGGTGCACTTCGAGGACGGCCGGGCGCGCTACCGCAACCGGTGGGTCCGCACGAAGGCGTTCGAGGCCGAGTCCGAGGCCGGCCGCGCGCTGTGGACCGGGCTCATGGAGAACCCGCAGGGCAACCCGTTCGGCAACACGCACGGGCTGGGCATCAAGGACTCGGCCAACACCGACGTCATCTACCACCGCGGCCAGGTGCTGGCGACGTGGTACCTCTGCGGCTCGCCCTACGGCGTCGACCCGCTGTCGCTGGAGACCCTCGGGGCGCAGACGTTCCTCGACACGTTCTACGGCGACATGATGGCGCACCCCAAGGTGGACGACGCCACGCACGAGCTCATGTGGTTCGACTACGGGCCGGACCTGCCCTACCTGCGGTACGGCGTCATCGGGGCCGACGGCCGCCAGACGGACCTGGTGCACATCGACATCCCGGGCCCGCGGCTGCCGCACGACATGGCGATCACGGAGAACTACTCCGTCCTCATGGACCTGCCCCTCGTGCAGGACCAGGAGGCGCGCGCGGCAGGCAAGTACCGGATCTACTACGACCAGGCGCTCGTGAGCCGGTTCGCCGTCATCCCGCGCCACGGCACGGCGGAGCAGGTGCGGTGGTTCGAGGCCAAGCCCTGCTACATCTACCACGTCATCAACGCGTGGGAGTCCGGCGACGAGATCGTGATGGACGCCTGCCGGGTGAAGAACCCGCAGCACCAGACCACGTTCGCCACGCCGCTGTCGAACATGCTCGCCTACATGCGGCTCGACGCCCAGCTCTACCGCTACCGCTTCGACCTGCGCACCGGCCGCACCACCGAGACCGCGCTCGACGACGACAACATCGAGTTCCCGTCGGTGGACGCCCGGGTGGTCGGGCTCCCGCACCGGTACTCCTACTCCATGCGGCTGGCCGCCGAGCCGACGCTGCTCTTCGACGGCCTCGTGCGCTACGACTCGCAGGAGGACGTCAAGCAGGAGCACTTCTTCGGCCCGGGGCGCTGGGGCTCCGAGGCGCCGTTCGCCCCGCGCGACGGCTCGACCGGGGAGACCGACGGCTACGTCGTGTGCTTCGTGACCGACGAGCGCGAGGGCACGGCCGAGGTGGACGTGTTCGACGCGACCGACATCGCTGCGGGCCCGCTGGCCCGCGTGCTCCTGCCCGGCCGGGTCCCGGCCGGGTTCCACGCCTGCTGGGTCAGGGGCGAGCAGCTGCAACAGGACGGAGTCCGCTGA
- a CDS encoding SDR family NAD(P)-dependent oxidoreductase, which yields MDRAQADAIDAEATADDKVSFSRLGYEMRRPTWDDSDMSHVAGRTVVISGVTSGLGRAAAEGFAALGARVVMLARDGARAQAALEEIEQATGNHDLRVIVCDLSSMASVRRAAEEILATEPQVHVLVNNAGVLLNERLLSEDGYELVLATNLLGPFLLTELLLDRIVASAPSRIVEVSSGGMYSQRIDVEDPHTEHREFIGTAVYSRTKRGQVIVTEMRAERLAGTGVVCHSMHPGWAATPGVSSSIPEFEAKFRDVLRTPAQGADTIVWLGSADEPATTSGQFWLDRRPRETHRTDATRETDAERAALWELCTTLTGLADPAASLDGQEA from the coding sequence ATGGACCGCGCGCAGGCCGACGCGATCGACGCCGAGGCGACCGCCGACGACAAGGTGAGCTTCAGCCGCCTCGGGTACGAGATGCGGCGTCCCACCTGGGACGACTCGGACATGAGCCACGTCGCCGGGCGCACGGTCGTCATCAGCGGCGTGACCTCCGGGCTCGGCCGCGCGGCGGCCGAGGGCTTCGCCGCGCTCGGGGCGCGCGTGGTCATGCTCGCCCGCGACGGCGCCCGCGCGCAGGCGGCCCTCGAGGAGATCGAGCAGGCCACCGGCAACCACGACCTGCGCGTGATCGTGTGCGACCTGTCGTCGATGGCCTCGGTGCGCCGGGCGGCCGAGGAGATCCTCGCCACCGAGCCGCAGGTGCACGTGCTGGTGAACAACGCCGGCGTGCTGCTCAACGAGCGGCTGCTGTCCGAGGACGGCTACGAGCTCGTCCTCGCCACCAACCTGCTCGGGCCCTTCCTGCTCACCGAGCTGCTCCTCGACCGCATCGTCGCGAGCGCGCCCTCGCGCATCGTCGAGGTGTCCTCCGGCGGCATGTACAGCCAGCGGATCGACGTCGAGGACCCGCACACCGAGCACCGCGAGTTCATCGGCACCGCCGTGTACTCGCGCACCAAGCGCGGCCAGGTGATCGTCACGGAGATGCGCGCCGAGCGCCTGGCGGGCACCGGCGTCGTGTGCCACTCGATGCACCCGGGGTGGGCCGCGACCCCGGGGGTCTCGTCGTCCATCCCGGAGTTCGAGGCCAAGTTCCGCGACGTGCTGCGTACGCCGGCGCAGGGCGCCGACACCATCGTGTGGCTCGGCTCGGCCGACGAGCCGGCCACCACGTCGGGCCAGTTCTGGCTCGACCGCCGCCCGCGCGAGACCCACCGCACCGACGCCACCCGCGAGACCGACGCCGAGCGCGCCGCGCTGTGGGAGCTGTGCACCACCCTCACCGGGCTCGCGGACCCCGCCGCTTCCCTCGACGGCCAGGAGGCCTGA